In Pectobacterium aroidearum, the following are encoded in one genomic region:
- a CDS encoding DUF2857 domain-containing protein, translating into MSQGLSQATNALLTHILMELKSGNIRRCEALGMTMEEVRQLSQLTVDDLYYLTQSSVSVLNFQINHDNFWSMVNQARTEQKRLQRIDRALALGGSIELMQFYFGLSTSEVSSRRRLNGVETRQGRVQAPTEEEDAALWEQWRSSGLSSPDSHEALDVMMLAAEQQNVSLTAVWTRVNAWCREAVLERKEKAGG; encoded by the coding sequence ATGAGCCAGGGATTATCTCAGGCAACAAATGCGTTATTGACGCATATCTTAATGGAACTGAAGTCAGGAAATATCCGTCGTTGTGAAGCATTGGGAATGACGATGGAAGAGGTTCGTCAATTGAGCCAACTGACGGTGGACGATCTGTATTACCTGACGCAAAGCAGTGTATCCGTACTCAACTTTCAGATTAATCACGACAATTTTTGGTCAATGGTTAACCAGGCTCGTACTGAACAAAAACGGTTACAGCGAATTGATCGCGCTCTGGCGTTAGGTGGCTCAATAGAACTGATGCAATTCTACTTTGGCCTGTCGACGTCGGAAGTTAGCTCAAGACGCCGTTTAAATGGTGTTGAAACACGGCAGGGGAGAGTTCAGGCCCCCACGGAAGAAGAAGACGCTGCACTATGGGAACAATGGCGCAGCTCTGGACTGTCATCGCCTGATTCACATGAGGCACTGGACGTCATGATGTTGGCGGCAGAACAGCAGAATGTTTCTCTCACTGCGGTCTGGACTCGTGTTAATGCCTGGTGCCGTGAAGCAGTACTGGAAAGAAAGGAAAAGGCGGGAGGCTGA
- a CDS encoding TraR/DksA C4-type zinc finger protein, whose protein sequence is MSHDLDDEMAMATTEQLLQSSLSLILRNVHNGRISNTCCDACGNEIPEARRLAVPGVELCVGCQEVEEHLTKVGSRRGK, encoded by the coding sequence ATGTCGCATGATCTTGATGATGAAATGGCAATGGCCACAACCGAACAACTGTTGCAGAGCAGCTTGTCATTGATTCTTAGAAACGTTCATAACGGGCGTATTTCAAATACATGCTGTGATGCATGCGGGAATGAAATCCCCGAGGCTCGTCGTCTGGCGGTTCCTGGTGTAGAGCTTTGTGTCGGATGTCAGGAAGTCGAAGAACATCTGACAAAAGTCGGTAGCCGGAGGGGGAAATGA
- a CDS encoding ParB family protein gives MASKPKALNMTDALLMRGKSPAQQSQVAVLPVSEMAMVLTLDELRPNPDNPRTSRNPKYADIKASIRMRGLDSLPKVTRDPDGDDIYIFSDGGNTRYQILCELYQETGDERFYRIHTIFKPWPGRLQCVIGHLAENEVRGDLTYIEKAFGIHKARTIWEEQLGRSVTLRELSELLNQQGYPIDNSSISRMEDTLKYLHPHLPNLLNSGLARVRVLPLLALRSAAEKTWAKHQMQVEHESVFDDVFGHACQQFDDPDRYSLEMFRDELIGELLKALPHPSLNYDRWLIELDPKEQQRRELFGEPPAPPVVQEPIRQPLKENVTQLPPQTGPENPVTGLRSGTLVGGVTRPEPAPGNAPETGLTPDEGMQPIDAGIASTSPYRAELQPDLYGGQTVIGGETVSPMGNGFSQTSLMSALSENRDSALLEEGHVSSSSSVSFAATGLEPVADIWHIPALQDDIEHLQDMSYRLAFELAEAMGCADDISEAKRWDQAGYTTSDTNNNEFVLFLAGLTGEDRELPFNTFVFCLNFLGFPQKSGSPVLHDVHVVKFMRLIRVLRRLRELQRDDARGGDHVA, from the coding sequence ATGGCGAGTAAACCGAAAGCGCTGAATATGACGGATGCGCTCCTGATGCGAGGAAAATCGCCAGCTCAACAATCGCAGGTTGCTGTACTACCTGTGAGTGAAATGGCGATGGTACTGACGCTCGACGAGCTGCGTCCTAACCCCGATAACCCCCGTACGTCGCGTAACCCTAAATATGCGGACATCAAAGCGTCTATCCGTATGCGCGGTCTGGATTCATTGCCTAAAGTGACCAGAGACCCTGATGGTGATGACATCTATATCTTTAGTGACGGAGGGAATACACGCTACCAGATATTGTGTGAACTCTATCAGGAAACCGGGGATGAACGATTCTATCGGATCCATACGATATTCAAACCCTGGCCGGGACGTCTGCAATGCGTGATTGGTCATTTGGCCGAGAATGAAGTCCGTGGCGATTTAACCTATATCGAAAAGGCATTCGGTATTCACAAGGCTCGAACGATTTGGGAAGAACAACTGGGGCGTAGTGTCACACTGCGTGAGCTTTCCGAACTGTTAAATCAGCAGGGTTATCCGATTGATAACTCCAGTATCAGCCGTATGGAAGATACACTGAAATATTTGCATCCCCACCTGCCAAACCTGCTGAATTCTGGCTTAGCCCGTGTGAGAGTTTTACCACTATTGGCACTGCGCTCAGCGGCAGAGAAGACGTGGGCAAAGCATCAGATGCAGGTGGAACATGAATCTGTGTTTGATGACGTTTTTGGTCATGCCTGTCAGCAGTTTGATGACCCTGATCGGTATTCACTGGAAATGTTTCGTGATGAGCTGATTGGGGAGTTATTGAAAGCGCTGCCGCATCCGTCACTCAACTATGATCGCTGGTTGATAGAGTTGGATCCCAAAGAGCAACAGCGCCGAGAATTATTTGGTGAGCCTCCGGCTCCACCTGTTGTGCAAGAGCCCATCCGTCAGCCATTAAAAGAGAATGTCACTCAGCTTCCGCCACAAACAGGGCCAGAGAATCCGGTGACTGGTTTACGTTCAGGGACGCTTGTCGGTGGAGTAACTCGCCCCGAACCTGCTCCGGGTAACGCTCCAGAAACAGGGCTGACTCCTGATGAGGGTATGCAACCGATTGATGCAGGGATAGCTTCCACTTCGCCATATCGTGCCGAGCTTCAGCCGGATCTCTACGGTGGCCAGACTGTGATTGGTGGTGAAACGGTAAGCCCTATGGGAAATGGTTTTTCGCAGACATCATTGATGTCCGCGTTATCTGAAAACCGTGACAGCGCATTATTAGAAGAAGGACATGTTTCATCCTCTTCATCTGTTTCTTTCGCGGCTACAGGGCTGGAGCCTGTCGCGGATATCTGGCACATACCTGCACTTCAGGACGACATTGAGCACCTACAGGATATGTCCTACAGACTGGCTTTTGAGTTGGCTGAAGCCATGGGATGTGCCGACGATATTTCAGAAGCTAAACGTTGGGATCAGGCTGGCTATACCACGTCGGACACAAACAACAACGAGTTTGTTTTGTTCCTTGCCGGGCTGACTGGGGAAGATCGCGAACTGCCTTTTAATACATTCGTTTTTTGCCTGAACTTCCTGGGTTTTCCTCAGAAATCCGGCTCTCCCGTCCTTCATGATGTCCATGTCGTGAAATTTATGCGGTTGATTCGCGTGCTGCGCCGCTTGCGTGAACTGCAACGTGATGATGCCCGTGGAGGTGACCATGTCGCATGA
- the dnaB-PI gene encoding SPI-7-type island replicative DNA helicase, whose amino-acid sequence MANQKQKASPPLPYSTGAEQSVLGSLMLDNERWDEVVLIIGENDFFNLMHRVIFREMARLVGAGQPIDLITLSDSLEKQGSSREEHIFAYLAEMAKNTPSAANTVAYCEIVARDSRARQLAALGADLTQQVSQPHADIPQIMEMAERRIIDIAEKAEPQKTITVVDGLEKVVAELEVRHRSADGITGTATGFIELDAKTCGLQNGDLILLAARPSMGKTALGLNIITGTLNHNSANVTQIYSLEQPSTQLLMRLISSIGFVPLQNLRSGDLTDEQWSQIGSAVETITKWQKRLVIDDTSDLTPAMLRVRARRNARKYGKPALIMVDYLQLMRCPGMENRTQEIAEISRSLKSLAKEMDCPVVALSQLNRSLEQRADKRPNNGDLRDSGSLEQDADVTLFIYRDEVYNPNSPDKGLAEIIMGKQRQGPIGTIKVQFDGRFTRFTNMPFDARGGY is encoded by the coding sequence ATGGCTAATCAAAAGCAAAAGGCATCACCTCCTCTCCCTTACTCCACGGGAGCTGAGCAATCTGTGCTCGGGTCGCTGATGCTCGATAATGAACGCTGGGATGAGGTTGTTCTCATTATTGGCGAGAATGACTTTTTTAATCTCATGCATCGCGTGATTTTTCGTGAAATGGCTCGTCTGGTTGGTGCCGGACAGCCTATAGACTTAATTACGCTGTCCGACTCACTGGAGAAGCAGGGAAGCTCTCGTGAGGAACATATTTTTGCCTATCTTGCTGAGATGGCGAAAAACACGCCAAGTGCAGCGAATACAGTAGCATATTGTGAAATCGTTGCCAGAGACAGCCGGGCCAGACAGCTTGCCGCTCTTGGTGCAGATTTGACTCAGCAGGTTAGCCAGCCTCATGCTGATATCCCCCAGATTATGGAGATGGCTGAACGACGAATTATTGATATTGCAGAAAAGGCGGAACCGCAAAAGACAATCACAGTTGTTGACGGGCTTGAAAAGGTTGTGGCTGAACTGGAGGTTCGCCATCGTTCCGCTGATGGTATCACTGGAACGGCAACAGGATTTATCGAGCTGGATGCAAAAACCTGTGGTCTACAGAATGGCGATCTGATTTTGTTGGCAGCCCGCCCTTCAATGGGAAAGACGGCGTTAGGGCTAAACATTATCACCGGAACGCTAAATCACAATAGCGCGAATGTTACCCAGATATACAGCCTTGAGCAGCCTTCGACTCAACTCCTTATGCGTCTTATCTCTTCCATTGGGTTTGTTCCATTGCAAAACCTGCGTAGTGGCGATCTGACTGATGAGCAATGGTCACAGATTGGCTCGGCAGTTGAAACCATTACTAAATGGCAAAAAAGACTGGTTATCGACGATACCAGCGATCTTACGCCAGCAATGCTGCGGGTGAGAGCCCGCCGTAATGCCAGGAAATACGGTAAACCCGCGTTGATAATGGTTGACTACCTGCAGCTAATGCGATGCCCCGGCATGGAGAACAGAACGCAGGAAATTGCTGAGATATCTCGTTCGCTAAAATCTCTGGCCAAGGAGATGGACTGTCCTGTTGTCGCGCTTTCTCAGCTTAACCGCTCTCTGGAGCAGCGTGCTGATAAACGCCCCAATAATGGTGATTTACGTGATTCCGGTTCGCTTGAACAGGATGCGGATGTCACGTTATTTATTTATCGTGACGAAGTTTACAACCCGAATAGTCCAGACAAAGGATTAGCTGAAATTATTATGGGTAAACAGCGCCAAGGGCCAATAGGAACTATAAAAGTTCAGTTTGACGGGCGTTTCACTCGCTTCACGAATATGCCTTTCGATGCTCGTGGAGGTTACTGA
- a CDS encoding ParA family protein, with translation MHVIPVISTKGGEGKSTQAANLAGFLADAGLKTLLIDGDYAQPTSSSIFALEYEAPCGLYELLMQTVNLNDPTQVISKTVISGLDLIISNDPNAQLPIAMLNAPDGRFRLRNILQHPLFSQYDVIIVDSQGARTIMLELIVLAATNTAIGVIKPILPDVREFIRGTIHMLESLLPFSAFGLVLPQIKVLINCMKYTRRAKETYKVLSEIIDTGKYSQHSQSISVSLLDTYIYDLDIYLEGHSVGQPAHRLESETKRVSDSAATTMHALACELFPQWKDKFDSAVPFQISAEREDS, from the coding sequence ATGCATGTAATTCCTGTAATTTCCACTAAAGGTGGGGAAGGAAAGTCTACTCAGGCCGCAAATTTGGCGGGGTTTCTGGCTGATGCTGGATTAAAGACTTTATTGATAGACGGCGATTACGCCCAACCTACATCAAGTAGTATTTTTGCTCTGGAGTATGAGGCTCCTTGTGGTTTGTATGAGCTGTTAATGCAAACCGTCAATCTCAACGATCCCACTCAAGTTATCTCCAAAACCGTTATCTCTGGGCTGGATCTCATTATTTCAAATGATCCTAATGCCCAATTACCTATTGCGATGTTAAATGCGCCAGATGGACGGTTTCGTCTGCGCAATATTCTCCAGCACCCACTTTTTTCTCAATACGATGTGATCATCGTCGACTCACAGGGGGCTCGAACTATTATGTTGGAGCTCATTGTTCTGGCGGCTACGAACACCGCAATTGGTGTTATTAAACCTATTTTGCCGGATGTAAGGGAATTTATACGTGGCACCATCCATATGTTGGAAAGCCTGCTGCCGTTTTCTGCATTTGGGCTGGTATTGCCGCAGATAAAGGTCCTCATCAACTGCATGAAATACACTCGTCGCGCAAAGGAAACATACAAGGTTCTTAGCGAAATTATTGATACGGGTAAGTATAGCCAGCATAGCCAGTCGATTTCAGTTTCTCTTTTAGATACATATATTTATGATTTAGATATTTATCTTGAGGGACACTCAGTAGGTCAACCTGCCCATCGCCTTGAAAGTGAGACCAAACGCGTAAGTGATTCCGCTGCAACGACGATGCATGCATTGGCGTGTGAATTATTTCCTCAGTGGAAAGATAAGTTTGATTCCGCAGTGCCGTTCCAAATTAGTGCAGAACGCGAGGATTCATGA
- a CDS encoding LysR family transcriptional regulator yields MDVLGLISNFIRVVENGSIAAAARAKGMSPAAVSQSLSRLETHLGVRLLSRTTRSMTLTENGKRYFEKVRHIPHDIELASQAAASETKLQGPLCIATTAAFGRYVIAPLMPAFKESFPDIDIELISTDRNVNHRLEGVDVSIRIEAQLNDQLIARKIASLPFIFCAAQAYLDRAGTPQTPEELSQHACLVFRYPTDGRFLPWTFMVNGQPVNVKLNPKFISDDIDIIAKIAANGGGVTRLASFVAQPLIDSGQLTPLFCSDRSNGNHVESLPMNIYACVNERSALNSKVRAFIAFLEAEI; encoded by the coding sequence ATGGATGTGTTAGGGCTGATTAGCAATTTTATCCGCGTGGTGGAGAACGGCAGTATCGCTGCGGCGGCACGAGCTAAAGGTATGAGTCCGGCGGCGGTAAGCCAGAGCCTTTCACGGCTTGAGACACATTTGGGCGTGCGCCTGCTATCGCGCACTACTCGTAGCATGACATTAACCGAAAACGGTAAACGTTATTTCGAGAAAGTACGCCATATTCCACATGACATTGAGCTCGCCTCGCAGGCTGCGGCGAGTGAAACCAAACTGCAAGGTCCGCTTTGCATCGCGACGACTGCCGCGTTTGGTCGGTACGTTATCGCTCCACTGATGCCTGCTTTCAAAGAATCTTTCCCCGATATTGATATCGAACTGATTAGTACCGATCGCAACGTCAACCATCGGTTGGAAGGCGTTGACGTCAGTATCCGCATCGAGGCACAGCTGAACGATCAACTGATTGCCAGAAAAATCGCATCGCTGCCATTTATCTTCTGCGCGGCTCAGGCTTATCTGGATCGCGCGGGTACCCCTCAGACTCCCGAAGAACTTAGCCAGCACGCCTGCCTGGTTTTCCGCTATCCCACAGATGGACGTTTTCTTCCCTGGACTTTTATGGTCAATGGGCAACCTGTTAACGTGAAGCTCAACCCCAAATTCATCAGTGATGATATTGATATTATTGCAAAAATAGCAGCAAACGGAGGCGGCGTTACCCGTCTGGCAAGCTTTGTTGCCCAGCCGTTGATAGACAGTGGCCAACTCACGCCTTTGTTCTGCTCAGACCGCAGTAACGGTAACCACGTAGAGTCTTTACCGATGAATATTTATGCCTGTGTCAATGAACGTTCGGCACTGAATTCAAAGGTAAGGGCATTTATTGCGTTTTTAGAAGCTGAGATTTAA
- a CDS encoding DUF2798 domain-containing protein produces MTNAVAKNTPRFRLPKHTLPYVFALYMATIMAFLMCLVIILAEFGMGPHYMENVMNAYQVAMPAAFVCILIVRPIVTRLVGLTVHGH; encoded by the coding sequence ATGACTAATGCTGTTGCTAAAAATACCCCGCGATTCCGCCTCCCGAAGCACACTTTACCCTACGTATTTGCTCTTTATATGGCGACCATCATGGCATTTCTGATGTGTCTGGTCATCATTCTGGCCGAATTTGGAATGGGGCCACATTACATGGAAAATGTGATGAATGCCTATCAGGTTGCCATGCCAGCTGCTTTTGTTTGCATACTGATTGTCCGTCCTATTGTTACCCGGTTGGTAGGGTTGACTGTTCACGGTCACTGA
- the phnP gene encoding phosphonate metabolism protein PhnP, with protein sequence MVFHFLGTGSAQQVPAFGCECEVCQQALQDERKRRRACCAAITTQDRVILIDAGLPELAPYLLPYSRRHILLTHYHMDHVQGLFPLRWGYGDPIPVFGPPDDAGCDDLFKHPGILHFQPPLIPFQPFDLDGITITPVPLIHSKLTYGYLIQTLTHTLAYLTDTIGLPPETAQFLSAHTLDYAVVDCSHPPQTTPPRNHNDVPRALEIFTQLNPKQLYLTHIGHELDRWLQTQTLLPENVHAAYDGVELGL encoded by the coding sequence ATCGTTTTTCACTTTTTGGGAACCGGCAGTGCGCAGCAGGTTCCCGCGTTTGGCTGCGAATGCGAGGTCTGTCAGCAGGCACTGCAAGATGAAAGGAAACGGCGGCGCGCCTGCTGCGCGGCAATCACAACCCAAGACCGGGTCATCCTGATTGATGCCGGATTACCCGAACTCGCGCCGTATCTGCTCCCTTATTCGCGCCGGCACATTCTGCTGACCCACTATCATATGGATCACGTTCAGGGATTATTTCCCCTACGCTGGGGTTACGGCGATCCCATTCCGGTCTTTGGCCCCCCGGATGATGCGGGCTGCGACGATCTCTTTAAGCACCCAGGGATTCTGCATTTCCAACCGCCGCTGATACCTTTCCAGCCCTTCGATCTGGACGGCATAACGATCACGCCGGTTCCCTTAATCCATTCCAAATTAACCTACGGTTACCTCATCCAAACGCTGACGCACACGCTGGCCTACTTGACCGACACCATCGGTCTACCGCCTGAAACTGCTCAGTTTCTCTCAGCACACACGCTCGATTATGCGGTTGTCGATTGCAGCCACCCTCCCCAGACAACGCCCCCACGTAACCACAATGACGTCCCCCGCGCGCTGGAGATCTTCACTCAGTTAAACCCCAAACAGCTATACCTGACCCACATCGGCCACGAACTGGATCGCTGGCTCCAGACACAAACGCTGCTGCCTGAGAACGTTCATGCCGCGTATGACGGGGTTGAGTTGGGGTTGTAG
- the phnN gene encoding ribose 1,5-bisphosphokinase: MPKLIYLIGPSGAGKDSLLRAIRQLALPRLLVAHRYITRPAEIQGENHIALTPEEFAIRQRLGLFALNWQAHQCDYGVGIEIDGWLQRGSYVIVNGSRAYLSQARERYGNTLFPICLTVSTSTLRERLCARGRESEQQIATRLQRAEEEQNRLQSDCVLLNNDGDLQRTLSTFQSLLPFDSVSAAHSER; encoded by the coding sequence ATGCCGAAACTCATCTACCTCATTGGGCCTTCCGGCGCAGGCAAAGACAGCTTGCTGCGTGCGATTCGCCAACTGGCGCTGCCCCGACTGCTGGTGGCACATCGGTACATTACCCGTCCCGCTGAAATACAAGGAGAGAACCACATTGCGCTGACCCCTGAAGAGTTTGCTATCCGCCAGCGGCTTGGCCTTTTCGCGCTCAACTGGCAGGCGCATCAGTGCGACTATGGTGTCGGGATAGAGATTGATGGTTGGCTCCAGCGGGGAAGCTACGTCATTGTGAATGGCTCACGGGCTTACCTTAGTCAGGCGCGTGAGCGCTACGGCAACACGCTGTTTCCGATATGCCTGACCGTTTCTACATCGACACTGCGAGAGCGGTTATGCGCCAGAGGACGGGAAAGCGAACAGCAAATCGCCACGCGATTGCAGCGGGCGGAAGAGGAACAGAACCGCTTACAAAGCGACTGTGTGTTATTGAATAACGATGGCGACCTGCAACGCACGTTATCCACCTTTCAGTCGCTGCTGCCGTTCGACAGCGTTAGTGCGGCGCACAGCGAACGATAG
- the phnM gene encoding alpha-D-ribose 1-methylphosphonate 5-triphosphate diphosphatase, with protein sequence MIINNVNMVLAQEIIHGSLEVRNGVIHHISDRPSRHPGALDGEQAWLLPGLVELHTDNLDKCFTPRPGVNWPSEAAMRNHDALIISCGITTVLDAVAVGDVRDGGHRLENLRRMTDAILYSQQHGANRADHHLHLRCELPHQDTFPLFEQLADIPLVALASLMDHSPGQRQFSSQEKYHQYYKGKYHLNDEQMAAFEEEQLAGSRRWSQPNREAIVRLCHDRGITLASHDDATPEHISEAHQHRVSIAEFPTTAIAAQQAHGVGMNVLMGAPNVICGGSHSGNVSAHHLATLGVLHILSSDYYPASLLEAAFMIAEDERNDYDLPRAIALVSNNPAQALQFDDRGCIEEGRRADLLLVKRHAPQMKLMRVWRQGVRVF encoded by the coding sequence ATGATCATTAATAACGTCAATATGGTACTCGCACAGGAAATCATTCATGGCTCACTGGAAGTGCGCAACGGTGTGATTCACCACATCAGCGATCGACCCAGCCGTCATCCCGGTGCGCTGGATGGTGAACAGGCCTGGCTCCTGCCGGGGCTTGTCGAACTTCATACGGATAATCTCGATAAGTGCTTCACCCCGCGCCCCGGCGTTAATTGGCCTTCTGAAGCGGCGATGCGCAATCACGATGCGTTGATTATCTCCTGCGGAATCACCACCGTTCTGGATGCTGTCGCGGTAGGTGATGTGCGCGATGGGGGGCATCGGCTTGAGAATCTGCGACGCATGACGGATGCCATACTGTACAGCCAGCAGCACGGCGCCAATCGGGCGGATCATCATTTGCACCTGCGCTGTGAGCTGCCGCATCAGGATACGTTTCCCCTCTTTGAGCAGTTGGCCGATATTCCACTGGTCGCGCTCGCGTCATTGATGGATCACTCTCCGGGGCAGCGGCAATTTTCCTCTCAGGAGAAATATCATCAGTATTACAAAGGCAAATATCACCTGAATGACGAGCAAATGGCTGCGTTTGAGGAAGAGCAACTGGCCGGTTCACGCCGCTGGTCGCAGCCTAATCGCGAGGCTATTGTTCGCCTCTGTCACGATAGAGGCATCACGCTAGCCAGCCATGACGATGCGACGCCGGAACATATCAGCGAAGCCCACCAGCATCGTGTGAGCATTGCCGAATTTCCCACTACCGCGATCGCGGCGCAGCAGGCACATGGCGTCGGAATGAATGTACTGATGGGAGCGCCAAATGTCATCTGCGGCGGCTCGCACTCGGGCAATGTGTCAGCACATCATCTGGCGACGCTGGGCGTACTTCACATCTTGTCTTCGGACTATTACCCGGCCAGCCTGCTGGAGGCGGCGTTCATGATTGCAGAGGATGAACGCAATGATTACGACTTGCCGCGCGCTATCGCGCTGGTCAGCAACAATCCCGCTCAGGCTTTGCAATTTGACGATCGCGGCTGCATTGAAGAAGGACGGCGAGCTGACCTGCTGCTCGTCAAGCGGCACGCGCCGCAAATGAAACTGATGCGCGTGTGGCGTCAGGGTGTCCGGGTATTCTGA
- the phnL gene encoding phosphonate C-P lyase system protein PhnL — protein sequence MDTQLRIENVDKTFVLYNQQGARLPVFHDVSLSVKGGECVALHGHSGSGKSTLLRSLYGNYQPDGGHIWVRHRERWVDIVNADARHVLEIRRETVGWVSQFLRVIPRISTLNVVIQPLLERGMSRQESEILAGELLTHLNVPERLWSLAPATFSGGEQQRINIARGFIGDYPILLLDEPTASLDAKNRLAVTQLINNAKDKGCAIVGIFHDDEVRQEVADRLYTMSLHTMPVISNAQETANDH from the coding sequence ATGGATACGCAATTACGCATCGAAAACGTTGATAAAACGTTCGTGTTATATAACCAGCAGGGCGCACGATTGCCAGTGTTCCACGATGTCAGCCTGTCCGTGAAAGGCGGCGAATGCGTGGCGCTGCATGGGCACTCTGGGAGTGGAAAATCCACCTTGCTGCGTTCTCTGTACGGTAACTATCAGCCCGATGGCGGCCATATCTGGGTGCGCCATCGTGAGCGCTGGGTCGATATCGTCAACGCGGATGCCCGCCATGTGCTGGAAATCCGCCGTGAAACCGTGGGCTGGGTGAGCCAGTTTCTGCGCGTTATCCCGCGTATTAGTACATTGAACGTGGTCATCCAGCCGTTACTGGAACGCGGTATGTCTCGTCAGGAAAGCGAGATTCTTGCCGGTGAATTGCTGACGCATCTGAACGTCCCCGAGCGGCTGTGGTCGCTCGCGCCCGCCACGTTTTCCGGCGGTGAGCAACAGCGCATCAATATTGCCCGTGGGTTTATTGGCGATTACCCGATTCTGCTGTTAGACGAACCGACAGCGTCGCTGGATGCCAAAAACCGACTGGCTGTCACACAGCTCATCAACAATGCGAAAGACAAAGGGTGTGCCATCGTCGGTATCTTTCACGATGACGAAGTGCGTCAGGAGGTTGCCGATCGCCTGTATACGATGTCGCTGCACACGATGCCGGTAATTTCCAACGCTCAGGAGACCGCAAATGATCATTAA
- the phnK gene encoding phosphonate C-P lyase system protein PhnK: protein MTTEHHVPDTPLLDVRHLTHLYAPEKGFRDVSFQLWPGEVLGIVGESGSGKTTLLNAISARLAPQDGEVIYRNAEQQVLSIYDISERQRRALVRTEWGIVWQHPLAGLRPTVSAGGNIGERLMAIGNRHYGDIRSKAAQWMANVELPENRLDDLPTTFSGGMQQRLQIARNLVTAPRLIFMDEPTGGLDVSVQARLLDLLRTLVVEMQLSVVIVTHDLGVARLLSHRLLVMQRGRVVEQGLTDRVLDDPSHPYTQLLVSSIL from the coding sequence ATGACGACGGAACATCATGTACCCGATACCCCGCTGTTGGATGTGCGACACCTCACTCACCTGTATGCGCCGGAAAAAGGCTTCCGCGATGTGTCGTTTCAGCTGTGGCCGGGGGAGGTTTTAGGGATTGTCGGCGAATCGGGTTCAGGGAAAACGACGCTGCTGAATGCGATCTCCGCACGTCTGGCACCGCAGGACGGTGAGGTGATCTATCGTAACGCCGAACAGCAGGTGCTCTCGATCTATGACATCAGCGAACGGCAGCGGCGCGCGCTGGTGCGTACCGAGTGGGGAATCGTCTGGCAGCACCCGCTGGCCGGGTTACGCCCGACCGTGTCTGCGGGCGGCAACATCGGCGAACGGCTCATGGCTATCGGCAACCGGCACTACGGCGATATCCGCAGCAAGGCCGCGCAGTGGATGGCAAACGTCGAATTGCCTGAAAACCGGCTGGACGATCTGCCGACCACGTTTTCCGGCGGGATGCAGCAGCGCCTCCAGATCGCGCGCAATCTGGTGACGGCACCGCGGCTGATCTTTATGGATGAACCCACCGGCGGGTTAGACGTATCGGTACAGGCGCGATTGCTCGATCTGCTCAGGACGCTGGTAGTGGAGATGCAGCTTTCTGTCGTCATCGTGACCCACGATCTCGGCGTTGCCCGTCTGCTGTCGCATCGCCTGCTGGTGATGCAGCGAGGGCGGGTCGTCGAACAGGGATTAACGGATAGGGTGCTCGACGATCCGAGCCATCCTTACACCCAGTTGCTCGTTTCTTCCATTCTGTAA